Proteins encoded in a region of the Ursus arctos isolate Adak ecotype North America unplaced genomic scaffold, UrsArc2.0 scaffold_2, whole genome shotgun sequence genome:
- the SDE2 gene encoding splicing regulator SDE2, with protein sequence MAEAVPLVWVRGPGFGCEAVRCASARCSVRDVIHRHCQDRDVPVERFFVKCNGCLVDASDGVRLGAVYSLEPRLRGGKGGFGSMLRALGAQIEKTTNREACRDLSGRRLRDVNHEKAMAEWVKQQAEREAEKEQKRLERLQRKLAEPRHCFTSPAYQQQCHEMAERLEDSVLKGMQAASSKMVSAEIGESRKRPNQSETDGGARAGKRKCFWLGMEGLETAEESSSETSDDDREEAPSTSGMSSHAVDSGLGGAESAAGSPRCCPGLGVASTASHSPEPLPAPGTASGCAVSADVCAESGQISAEGLVNRTMATEPEKSREEGRGAEGKEPAGEETAGAGLTSETEPEAEEVADGDRAAEAVPGEAGASEPAARLERSQSGNTDTGQQALDLLAFSSTAELEALGLDKLKCELMALGLKCGGTLQERAARLFSIRGLARDQIDPALFAKPLKGKKK encoded by the exons GATGTTCCAGTGGAACGCTTCTTTGTGAAGTGCAATGGATGCCTCGTGGACGCCAGTGATGGAGTGCGGCTCGGCGCCGTGTATAGTTTGGAACCCAGGCTCCGTGGAGGAAAAGGAG GGTTTGGATCTATGCTCCGAGCGCTTGGTGCCCAGATTGAGAAGACAACCAACCGAGAAGCTTGCCGGGACCTCAGCGGGAGGAGGCTACGAGATGTCAACCATGAGAAAGC GATGGCTGAGTGGGTGAAACAGCAGGCTGAGCGGGAGGCCGAGAAGGAGCAGAAGCGCCTGGAGCGGCTGCAGCGGAAACTCGCCGAGCCCAGGCACTGCTTCACCAGCCCCGCGTACCAGCAGCAGTGCCATGAGATGGCCGAGCGCCTGGAGGACTCTGTCCTCAAAG GTATGCAGGCTGCCTCCAGCAAGATGGTTTCCGCCGAAATCGGTGAGAGTCGGAAAAGACCCAACCAATCAGAAACAGACGGAGGAGCCCGCGCGGGGAAAAGGAAGTGCTTTTG GTTGGGCATGGAAGGGCTGGAGACAGCGGAGGAGTCCAGCTCGGAGACCTCAGACGATGACCGGGAAGAAGCTCCTAGTACTTCAGGCATGAGCTCACATGCTGTAGACAGCGGCCTTGGTGGCGCGGAGTCAGCAGCTGGGTCTCCCCGCTGCTGTCCGGGGCTGGGCGTGGCCAGCACAGCCTCTCACTCCCCTGAGCCACTGCCGGCCCCAGGGACGGCCTCTGGGTGTGCTGTCTCCGCAGACGTGTGTGCTGAATCGGGACAGATCTCTGCTGAGGGGCTTGTGAACAGGACAATGGCCACAGAACCCGAGAAGAGCCGGGAGGAGGGGCGTGGGGCAGAGGGCAAAGAGCCTGCAGGAGAGGAGACCGCAGGGGCTGGACTGACCTCGgagacagagccagaggcggAGGAGGTGGCCGATGGGGACAGAGCTGCCGAGGCTGTGCCTGGAGAGGCGGGGGCAAGCGAGCCCGCTGCCAGACTGGAGCGAAGCCAGTCAGGAAATACG gaTACTGGTCAGCAAGCTCTGGATTTGCTGGCCTTCAGCTCCACGGCAGAGCTGGAGGCGCTGGGTTTGGACAAGCTCAAGTGTGAACTCATGGCCCTGGGACTGAAATGTGGGGGCACCTTGCAGGAGCGTGCGGCCAGGCTCTTCTCCATCAGGGGCCTGGCAAGGGACCAGATCGACCCGGCCCTATTCGCCAAACCtttgaaggggaagaagaaatga